A DNA window from Corallococcus soli contains the following coding sequences:
- a CDS encoding molybdopterin-dependent oxidoreductase, with product MAAWHGVRVSDLARAVGADPRADFVEFRSFDSGYDSSWDAPSARHAQTILAYGMNGQPLTPGHGAPLRLYSGVKLATRG from the coding sequence GTGGCGGCATGGCACGGCGTGCGCGTGAGCGACCTGGCGCGGGCCGTGGGCGCCGACCCTCGCGCGGACTTCGTGGAGTTCCGCTCGTTCGACAGCGGCTACGACTCGTCGTGGGACGCCCCCAGCGCCCGGCATGCCCAGACGATCCTCGCGTACGGGATGAACGGCCAGCCGCTCACGCCCGGCCACGGCGCGCCCCTGCGGCTCTATTCAGGCGTGAAGCTGGCTACAAGAGGGTGA